One genomic region from Maridesulfovibrio frigidus DSM 17176 encodes:
- the proC gene encoding pyrroline-5-carboxylate reductase, with product MTKNVGFIGTGNMGAAIIKGMAGDDNLNVLGFDLNKTALGLLAEETGLTKMDTARDLAKESDYIVLCVKPQHAATVLEEIAPELDESKCIVSIAAGLTVSSLKDSSENRCPIVRVMPNTPALVNAGVFAVCLDDTHISEEQNSFAREMFKPLGDVYILAESQFDTFTGVIGSGPAYVFYFMEAMIESAVSLGLPREPATKMVEKLFEGSTKLAQESDFHVSELREMVTSPGGTTVQALVHLDRTATRANIIDAVRESYERSVELGQK from the coding sequence ATGACTAAAAACGTCGGATTCATAGGCACTGGCAACATGGGAGCCGCCATTATTAAAGGCATGGCGGGCGATGATAATCTCAACGTACTCGGCTTTGACTTAAATAAAACGGCACTTGGCCTTCTTGCCGAAGAGACTGGGCTGACCAAGATGGATACAGCTCGCGATCTTGCCAAGGAATCCGACTACATCGTGCTATGTGTCAAACCACAGCACGCGGCCACAGTTCTTGAAGAAATTGCGCCTGAACTTGATGAGTCCAAATGCATTGTATCAATCGCAGCCGGACTAACTGTAAGCTCGCTCAAAGATTCCAGCGAAAACAGGTGCCCCATTGTAAGGGTTATGCCTAACACTCCCGCATTAGTTAATGCCGGAGTATTTGCAGTCTGCCTTGACGACACACACATCAGCGAAGAGCAAAATTCTTTCGCACGCGAAATGTTCAAACCTTTAGGTGATGTATATATACTAGCCGAAAGCCAATTTGATACTTTCACAGGCGTCATAGGGTCCGGCCCTGCTTATGTCTTCTATTTTATGGAAGCCATGATCGAATCAGCCGTATCTCTCGGACTACCTCGGGAGCCTGCAACCAAAATGGTTGAAAAGCTCTTTGAAGGGTCTACGAAACTGGCACAGGAAAGTGATTTCCACGTCAGCGAGTTGCGCGAAATGGTAACCTCCCCCGGAGGCACAACCGTACAGGCATTGGTCCATCTGGACCGCACAGCCACACGCGCAAACATCATAGACGCAGTCCGCGAAAGCTATGAACGCAGCGTTGAACTCGGCCAAAAATAG